A segment of the Alphaproteobacteria bacterium genome:
AATACGAATCGCGATGCCAAGAATGCCAACGTTGCGCCCGCTGTGCTGGCTATCGACACAATTGCTGTTCCCAGTCCCAGCCCAAACAATGCGCCGCCCAGCAGCGTCATCACCGCAGCACCAGGCAATGAAAGCGCGGTAAAAAACACGTATCCTGCAATAAATATCATCACCACTTTTACAGGATTCGCGTCATAATATTGGATAAAAACTGCATGATGTTCTTGCAATGTCGCTAGCGAGATATACTCTTGCCCGCCAAGCAAAAAGAATGCCGCCACAGAAACAGCGATAAGTACCACGAGTATAATTTTTGCTGAAATATGCGCCATATGTCCTACGTTTTTATTTGCATGGCACGAGATGGCCAGCTTTACCCGTTATTCGTAAAAATGGCACACGTGGTTACAAAATATCATAGAATAAAAAACACCTTCTGTATAAGAAAGCTGCTTGCTGCCATCGCCTTGCATACCAGATATAATACCGCAACTGGGTTCAGGGCTTAGCAGACGACTTTCTCATACCAGAAGGCGTAATGCGATATGTTCTTTTTATATTTTTATAGCTCTAAGACCATAGACCGCATAGGGGGCGCCTTCTCCTATTAGATGTGATAGCTTGACAGCCGCAACATCAGATATAGCCTTGCAAATCTGCATAGGTCAATATTCCGCGTGACAATGCCTTAGCTACCGCCTGCGGTGCAGTAGATACTTCTAGCTTGGTATAAATGTTTTTTACATGATAGCGCAGTGTGGCTTCACTCACGCAGCCGTCAATAGACATAATCGCCCGCGCTTCCGGCACAGTTTTACCCCGCGCCAACCAGCATAACACCTCAGTTTCCCGACGAGTTAATAATGCAGGCAGCTTGCGTTGCTCATCGGCTTTGCGCTGCATAAATATGGCGTTGAATTCAAAAACCAACAATCGCACCATTGCCAGTGTATGCGGTGAACGGTCTACTCCTCCGCAACTACTCGCTACACCTACGCCAGCAATCTGGCCATTTGGTCCATGCATGCCAAAGCCCAAACCATCGGCCACTTTTGCATCTTTCGCTTCTTCCAGAATTTGCGTCTCGTGCGCGCCCACTTCAACTATGCGATGCATATCCGACCACCAGAACGGGTCATGCGTTAGCTTCACCGCCTTACGTACCGGATCAATATGCATATAGTTTTTTTCGGTGTAATAGGCCATCCACTCCTCTGGGTAATTTCCCAAAATAGCATGTCCCGCCTCTACACCTAAGGCAGGAATATCTGTCAGCACCGAATAGATTGCCCTATCCAGCCCCATTTTTGCCAAATAGCGCTGCAGCACTGCAAACGCATCTTCTACAGTGTTAGTAGCATGTAATTCATAAATATAATCTTTTATCGAAAGCATAATAGATCGCACCGCACGAATTTGTCATACTATATAGGCTTTGTAGTCAGAAGCCAATATGATAAAAATATGACGCCATTGGTCTTCCCACGATGTTGTGGTATTATGAGCGACTTTTTATTTTTGATGGATAACTCAGCATGTTCCATAAACAACATTGGGAAGACCTTCGTACCAAAGCGTCTAATCTTGCTGTGCGTTGCATACTGGAAGTAAGTGGCGACACTAATGTCATTTTTTCTAAAATGGGCAATCAAGTACTGCCGGTTATGCCACCTGAAAATTACGATCTTCAGGGATTCGAAGCCACGCACGTAACCAGTGCCGACGGCACGCAGATTGGCTTATGGCACAAACCCGCCGAAGATACCGAGAAACCTACCTATGTCGCCTTTCATGGACGCACAGGCAATTGGGGCTATGCCGAAGAAAAAGAGCTGCCCGATGAATACACCCCCGAATGGCAGGATAATTGCTATCGTCATAAATGGCTGAAAGCTCTGGCAGATACAGGCGCTGGCGTCATTGCAGTGCATACCCGTGGCTTTGGACTAAGCGCTGATCCATCTATAAAAACCATTACCGAAGATGCGCTTAAACAAGACATGGAAGCTATAGACGACTATATGCAAAAAAAGCAGATAGACCCTAAAAAAACTATAGTTACTGGCGAGTCTCTCGGCGGGGCGCTGGCTACTATTATGAGCGAAACCATGACAAAAAATGGTCGCCCGCCAGCAATGCTCGGTTTAATCAATACGTTTTCCGACATTACCAAGGCGGTATTCGATACGTTACAAGATTACAAGGTTGCAAAATTCCGCCCGTTTAAATGGGCACAGGAAGACACATTGCGCAAAATGATGAAAGACCCGCTACGCACTGACAATCGGGTTGAAGCCATGCCTCATGATACCCAGCTTTATATTGCTCATAACCCTAGCGACATAGTCGTGGATCAAAGCCACGCAAAGCGGCTGTTGGCCAAAACTCACGGCAAACCTATCAACGTAACGTTTCGCGCCTTGGTAGGCGATTACAATCAGGCATATGACCGTCATCATACCCGCTGGAATCCTGCCGCTATTGCTCAGGATATGGAAGCAACCTATCGCGATAGCCATACGTTATGCGGCGGTAGTCATGGGCCTAACCGCTAAAAGGTGCATTTTGCGGAAACAGCCGCGCAATATCCTGCAATTGCTTTTCTGCAGTAAGCGGCACCAGCCCACTAAATGCTGCAAGCAGCGCCACAGCATTAGGCGAAGAATCGGCCATTTCACTATCGCTGCTTCGTAAGCGGCGCATTACCCCTTCATTTACCCGCGCCACTTGCTGATATACTTGATTAAGCCCATCCACTACGTTGTTGCGGGTAATATCATCTGCCCCGTGCACCAGTTCGCGCAGCAAATACGACCCAGAGATGCGAAAAAAGGTTTCTTCAAAAGTTGCGAACGGCAAA
Coding sequences within it:
- a CDS encoding LuxR family transcriptional regulator, translating into MLSIKDYIYELHATNTVEDAFAVLQRYLAKMGLDRAIYSVLTDIPALGVEAGHAILGNYPEEWMAYYTEKNYMHIDPVRKAVKLTHDPFWWSDMHRIVEVGAHETQILEEAKDAKVADGLGFGMHGPNGQIAGVGVASSCGGVDRSPHTLAMVRLLVFEFNAIFMQRKADEQRKLPALLTRRETEVLCWLARGKTVPEARAIMSIDGCVSEATLRYHVKNIYTKLEVSTAPQAVAKALSRGILTYADLQGYI
- a CDS encoding alpha/beta hydrolase, which produces MFHKQHWEDLRTKASNLAVRCILEVSGDTNVIFSKMGNQVLPVMPPENYDLQGFEATHVTSADGTQIGLWHKPAEDTEKPTYVAFHGRTGNWGYAEEKELPDEYTPEWQDNCYRHKWLKALADTGAGVIAVHTRGFGLSADPSIKTITEDALKQDMEAIDDYMQKKQIDPKKTIVTGESLGGALATIMSETMTKNGRPPAMLGLINTFSDITKAVFDTLQDYKVAKFRPFKWAQEDTLRKMMKDPLRTDNRVEAMPHDTQLYIAHNPSDIVVDQSHAKRLLAKTHGKPINVTFRALVGDYNQAYDRHHTRWNPAAIAQDMEATYRDSHTLCGGSHGPNR